From a region of the Bacteroidota bacterium genome:
- a CDS encoding rod shape-determining protein, whose amino-acid sequence MGVMNLFVQDLAIDLGTANTIIIYNDEIAVEEPSIIAIDNQTKKVIAIGTQAMQMHGKTHENVKTIRPLKDGVIADFHAAEQMLRGLILMVKRKRTLFSPHLRMVICIPSGITEVEKRAVKDSAEKAGCKEVKLIHEPMAAAIGIGIDVEEPIGNMIIDIGGGTTEIAVIALGGIVCDQSIRIAGDEFNSDIIEYMRREHNVLIGERSAERIKIEVGAALTELDNPPENYLVNGRDLMTGIPKQVSIGYSEIAQTLDKSITKVEEAILRVLEMTPPELSGDIYQTGLYLTGGGALLRGLAKRISEKNKLPVHVAEDPLRAVARGTGIALKNINKFKFLIS is encoded by the coding sequence ATGGGAGTAATGAACTTATTTGTCCAAGATTTAGCCATTGACCTTGGTACTGCAAACACCATCATTATTTACAATGATGAAATAGCTGTTGAAGAGCCTTCGATTATTGCCATAGATAATCAAACGAAAAAAGTAATTGCCATAGGAACTCAAGCCATGCAAATGCATGGAAAAACACACGAAAATGTAAAGACAATTCGTCCGCTAAAAGATGGAGTAATTGCCGATTTTCATGCTGCTGAGCAAATGCTTAGAGGATTAATCCTTATGGTAAAACGCAAGCGTACGTTGTTTTCTCCACACTTAAGAATGGTTATTTGCATCCCATCTGGAATAACAGAAGTGGAAAAAAGAGCAGTTAAAGATTCTGCAGAAAAAGCTGGTTGTAAAGAGGTTAAGCTTATTCATGAGCCCATGGCTGCAGCCATAGGAATTGGAATAGATGTGGAAGAGCCAATTGGCAATATGATTATTGATATTGGAGGTGGTACTACTGAAATTGCCGTGATTGCTTTGGGAGGAATTGTTTGTGACCAATCTATTCGTATTGCTGGTGATGAGTTTAATTCAGACATCATTGAATATATGAGACGCGAACACAATGTGTTGATTGGTGAACGCTCCGCTGAAAGAATTAAAATTGAAGTTGGTGCAGCCTTAACTGAGTTAGATAATCCGCCAGAAAACTATTTAGTCAATGGTCGTGACTTGATGACAGGAATTCCAAAGCAGGTTTCTATTGGTTACAGCGAGATAGCGCAAACACTCGATAAATCAATCACAAAAGTGGAAGAAGCCATACTCAGAGTTTTGGAAATGACACCACCTGAATTATCAGGTGATATTTATCAAACAGGTTTATATTTAACTGGTGGTGGTGCTCTATTACGAGGCTTGGCAAAGCGAATATCAGAAAAGAATAAACTCCCTGTTCATGTTGCAGAAGATCCTCTTAGGGCTGTAGCAAGAGGCACCGGTATTGCGTTGAAAAATATAAATAAGTTTAAGTTTCTTATTTCTTAA
- the mreD gene encoding rod shape-determining protein MreD — protein sequence MIRKIIIYIVHFLFLVVLQIFVLNNIHLFEIVHPYIYIYFILLLPVSIPKTSLIILAFLLGLVIDVFSNTYGIHAAASTLVGFLRPLLVGQFVSDSDPDAIIEPHIRGFGVRPYIIYSLTMISIHHLALYMLEIFSFRDFGFTLLKILLTILISIVFVLIYELLFFLKSSDEQ from the coding sequence ATGATCAGAAAAATAATCATATATATTGTTCATTTCCTTTTTCTGGTTGTTCTACAGATTTTTGTATTGAATAATATACACTTATTCGAAATTGTTCATCCATACATTTACATTTATTTCATATTGCTCCTACCAGTAAGTATTCCCAAAACATCACTGATCATACTGGCTTTTTTGCTGGGATTAGTTATTGATGTTTTTTCAAATACATATGGGATACATGCTGCAGCTTCAACTTTAGTTGGATTTTTACGACCATTGCTTGTTGGGCAATTTGTTTCTGATTCTGATCCTGATGCCATTATCGAGCCTCATATCAGAGGGTTTGGTGTAAGACCGTATATCATCTATTCATTAACAATGATATCCATTCATCATCTTGCCTTGTATATGTTAGAGATTTTTAGTTTCAGGGATTTTGGATTTACTTTGCTTAAAATTTTACTCACCATACTCATCTCCATCGTTTTTGTTTTGATATATGAATTGCTGTTTTTTCTTAAATCAAGCGATGAACAATGA
- the mreC gene encoding rod shape-determining protein MreC → MLRLFLFLKRFQYPLLFILLEAIALSLIISNLQYHKSVFFNSLQELNGIAYSKVESTTKYFHLKSMNDSLLLENARIKAELYTTYRKVKSDSIYQDSIKHLSYNLVPAYVVNNSIDNRNNYLTIDIGENKGANTRMGVVSDEGIAGIIKHVSPNYSLAISVLSSDFRVNARIVENGEIGSVTWDGRFVDRLVLKDIPSHIAIEVGQKVVVGPYSNFFPENTPIGTVLSYELESGGSFYNIYLKLNTNIKNLRMVYVVEKVNVVEQQDLEDLEK, encoded by the coding sequence ATGCTTAGATTATTCCTTTTTCTAAAACGATTTCAATATCCATTACTATTTATATTGCTTGAAGCAATAGCCTTATCTCTGATTATATCCAATCTGCAGTATCATAAATCAGTTTTTTTTAATTCTCTTCAGGAACTTAATGGTATCGCCTATTCAAAGGTCGAATCAACAACAAAGTATTTTCATCTGAAAAGTATGAATGATAGTTTGCTTCTTGAAAATGCCCGAATTAAAGCTGAGCTTTATACAACCTATAGAAAAGTAAAATCGGACAGCATTTATCAAGACTCAATTAAGCATTTGAGTTATAATTTGGTACCTGCGTATGTTGTTAATAATTCTATCGACAATAGAAATAATTATCTAACTATAGATATTGGTGAAAATAAAGGTGCAAACACGCGGATGGGGGTTGTAAGTGATGAGGGAATTGCAGGAATAATCAAGCATGTTTCACCTAATTATTCTTTAGCCATATCGGTTTTATCGAGTGATTTCAGAGTAAATGCCCGAATAGTTGAAAATGGAGAAATAGGTTCAGTTACCTGGGATGGAAGATTTGTTGATCGATTAGTATTAAAAGATATTCCCAGTCATATTGCTATTGAAGTTGGTCAAAAAGTAGTTGTAGGGCCCTATTCTAATTTTTTCCCTGAAAACACACCCATAGGAACAGTGCTGAGCTATGAGTTGGAAAGTGGAGGTAGTTTTTATAACATTTATCTAAAACTGAATACAAATATTAAGAATTTACGAATGGTTTATGTTGTGGAAAAAGTAAATGTAGTAGAACAACAAGACTTGGAGGATCTTGAAAAATGA
- the mrdA gene encoding penicillin-binding protein 2: MNVHKSRHRVIIFFIVFVGVVFFSRLIILQVFTEKYKQFAENNVLSRKIIKPPRGLIYDRNGKILVSNEAIYDLMIVPAQLKLDDETELCRILEITKKDYQERLVKAKQFYHKPTVFISNIPLKTYGVLQERFYEFKGFFVQPQSIRKYPHNTAAHVLGYIGEVNREDIDASENYYKQGHNIGKSGLEKVYEKDLRGVYGEKYVLMDVYNTEQGSYLNGELDRPAVIGKNLISSLNLELQLYAELLLKGKKGSVVAIEPETGEILAIVSSPAYDPSMLYGRERSANYNSLVSDPDKPLFNRAITAMYPPGSTFKVAMALIGLKEGVISPSTAYGCPGGYIIGNLRIGCHNHSSPLNLQQSLTQSCNAYYCHVFRNVIDLNKFATIYEGYDNWKTDVLEFGMGKKLGIDLFNEAKGILPSTKRYDNIYGENRWKSTNILSLAIGQAEISLTPLQLANFSAAVANRGYYYTPHIVKTYVDNGKYYRKIYDKHLIDIDSANYKTIIDAMADVPNIGTAIRYGPYFKEYQICGKTGTAQNPHGDDHSVFISFAPKNNPKIAIAVVIENAGQGAHWAAPICFLVTEHYLSQGKQNEKTKWIQDIMVKGVYHPIIIKNKDLDEEDIEEIINGDIETETTITETNKDAGE; this comes from the coding sequence ATGAACGTACATAAATCAAGACATCGGGTAATCATTTTTTTTATAGTTTTTGTAGGTGTTGTATTTTTTTCACGCTTGATCATTTTGCAAGTATTTACCGAAAAGTATAAACAGTTTGCTGAGAATAATGTTCTTTCACGTAAGATTATTAAGCCACCGCGAGGTTTAATTTATGATAGAAATGGTAAGATTCTAGTTTCAAATGAAGCCATTTATGATTTAATGATAGTACCAGCCCAACTTAAATTAGATGATGAAACTGAATTGTGCAGGATATTAGAAATTACGAAAAAGGATTACCAAGAAAGACTAGTAAAAGCAAAACAATTTTACCATAAACCAACTGTTTTTATAAGCAATATTCCGCTAAAGACTTATGGTGTGTTACAGGAACGATTTTACGAATTCAAGGGTTTTTTTGTTCAACCACAGTCGATTAGAAAATATCCACATAATACAGCTGCCCATGTTTTAGGTTATATCGGTGAGGTTAATCGTGAAGATATTGACGCCTCTGAAAACTATTACAAACAAGGACATAACATTGGGAAAAGTGGTTTAGAAAAGGTTTATGAAAAAGATCTGAGAGGTGTATATGGCGAGAAATATGTCTTGATGGATGTATACAATACAGAACAGGGCAGTTATTTGAATGGTGAATTAGATCGTCCTGCTGTGATTGGAAAGAATCTAATAAGTAGTTTAAATCTTGAACTACAACTCTATGCAGAATTATTGTTAAAAGGAAAGAAGGGAAGTGTAGTGGCCATTGAACCTGAAACTGGAGAAATATTGGCCATTGTCAGCAGTCCAGCCTATGATCCTTCCATGTTGTATGGTCGTGAAAGATCTGCAAACTACAATTCTTTGGTATCTGATCCTGATAAACCATTATTCAATAGAGCAATTACGGCCATGTATCCGCCAGGTTCAACATTTAAAGTAGCAATGGCCTTAATTGGTTTGAAAGAAGGTGTGATTTCACCATCTACTGCTTATGGATGTCCCGGAGGTTATATTATTGGCAATTTGCGTATAGGATGCCACAATCACTCATCTCCATTAAATTTACAGCAATCATTAACCCAATCGTGTAATGCCTATTATTGCCATGTTTTCAGAAATGTTATCGACTTAAACAAATTTGCTACTATTTATGAAGGCTATGATAACTGGAAAACAGATGTGTTGGAATTTGGTATGGGGAAAAAGCTCGGCATCGACTTGTTTAATGAGGCAAAAGGAATACTTCCTTCAACAAAACGTTATGATAATATTTATGGAGAAAACCGTTGGAAGTCTACCAATATTTTGTCTCTTGCTATTGGTCAGGCAGAAATAAGTTTAACGCCATTGCAATTGGCTAATTTTAGTGCTGCGGTAGCAAATAGGGGTTATTATTACACTCCTCATATTGTTAAAACATATGTCGATAATGGAAAGTATTATCGAAAAATTTATGACAAACATCTTATTGATATTGATTCGGCAAACTATAAAACAATAATAGATGCTATGGCTGATGTTCCGAATATTGGTACAGCCATACGTTATGGCCCCTATTTCAAAGAGTATCAAATATGTGGCAAAACTGGTACAGCTCAAAATCCACACGGAGATGACCATTCCGTTTTTATTTCTTTTGCTCCAAAGAATAATCCAAAGATTGCTATAGCTGTGGTCATTGAAAATGCTGGACAGGGTGCACATTGGGCTGCTCCAATCTGTTTTTTGGTAACCGAGCATTATTTAAGTCAGGGAAAACAAAACGAAAAAACTAAATGGATACAGGATATTATGGTTAAAGGTGTCTATCATCCAATTATTATTAAAAATAAAGATTTAGATGAAGAAGATATTGAAGAAATTATAAATGGTGATATAGAAACAGAAACAACAATAACTGAAACCAATAAAGATGCAGGAGAATAG
- the purH gene encoding bifunctional phosphoribosylaminoimidazolecarboxamide formyltransferase/IMP cyclohydrolase codes for MKLIKTALISVFNKDGLLPILEELKKLNVKIISTGGTFKYITDKGFDAIQVEDLTNYPSIFGGRVKTLHPVIFGGILSRKEDGNDQKERESYGIDTIDLVIVDLYPFSETVQSGAAEKDVIEKIDIGGISLIRAAAKNFNDVLIVPSKEQYSFILDILSKKKGYSDLDDRKLLASQAFSVSSGYDTDIFNYFSNDTNESLKKSFGSANKLRYGENPHQTAHFYGDLEDAIFQHHGKQLSYNNLLDIDSAMRLINDFDDKTIAIFKHLNPCGLASRSNLVDAWKDALAGDSVSAFGGIIVTKGIITKEVAEEMNKIFFEVVLAPGYQADALDLLKSKKNRIILQLNSCDFPKEEIKTSLFGLLTQDRDDHIEKAEELKTATNVKPTKEQVEDLLFANKIVKHLKSNALAIVKNKQLIGAGMGQPSRIDGLKQAIEKAMRYGFNLEGAVLASDAFFPFSDSVQTAHEAGITAVIQPGGSVRDQDSIDYCNEHGLAMVFTGIRHFKH; via the coding sequence GTGAAATTAATCAAAACTGCACTTATCAGCGTTTTCAATAAAGATGGATTATTACCCATATTGGAAGAGCTTAAGAAGTTGAATGTCAAAATAATATCGACAGGAGGTACTTTCAAATATATAACAGATAAAGGCTTTGATGCAATTCAGGTAGAGGATTTAACGAACTATCCATCCATTTTTGGAGGTCGAGTTAAAACATTGCATCCTGTGATTTTTGGAGGAATATTATCCAGAAAAGAGGATGGAAATGATCAGAAGGAAAGAGAATCGTATGGAATTGACACCATTGATTTAGTGATTGTTGATTTATATCCCTTTTCGGAAACAGTTCAATCAGGTGCAGCTGAAAAGGACGTAATTGAAAAAATTGATATTGGTGGCATTTCCTTGATCCGAGCTGCTGCAAAGAATTTCAATGATGTATTGATTGTTCCTTCAAAAGAGCAGTATTCATTTATATTGGATATTCTGTCGAAAAAGAAAGGGTATTCAGATTTAGATGACAGGAAATTATTGGCCAGTCAGGCATTTAGTGTGAGTTCGGGATACGATACCGACATCTTTAATTATTTCTCAAATGATACGAATGAGTCGTTAAAGAAAAGTTTTGGAAGTGCTAATAAATTGAGATATGGAGAAAATCCACATCAAACTGCACACTTTTATGGCGATTTGGAAGATGCAATTTTTCAGCACCATGGCAAGCAATTATCCTATAATAACTTATTAGACATCGATAGTGCGATGCGCTTGATCAATGATTTTGACGATAAAACTATTGCTATTTTCAAACATCTGAATCCTTGTGGATTAGCTAGTCGGAGCAATTTGGTGGATGCCTGGAAGGATGCACTTGCTGGTGACTCGGTATCTGCTTTTGGGGGCATTATTGTTACCAAGGGAATTATTACCAAGGAGGTAGCAGAAGAAATGAATAAAATTTTCTTTGAAGTTGTCTTAGCGCCAGGTTATCAAGCAGATGCTTTAGATTTACTCAAGTCGAAGAAAAACAGAATTATCCTGCAATTGAATAGTTGTGATTTTCCAAAAGAAGAAATTAAAACATCTTTGTTTGGGTTATTGACACAGGATAGAGATGATCATATCGAAAAAGCGGAAGAATTAAAGACTGCAACTAATGTTAAGCCAACAAAAGAGCAAGTTGAAGATTTATTATTCGCAAATAAAATTGTCAAGCATTTGAAATCGAATGCGCTGGCAATCGTTAAAAACAAACAATTAATTGGGGCAGGCATGGGACAACCATCTCGTATTGATGGATTGAAGCAGGCAATTGAAAAAGCAATGAGATATGGTTTTAATCTTGAAGGAGCCGTGTTGGCCTCTGATGCTTTTTTCCCATTTTCAGATTCTGTGCAAACTGCTCATGAAGCAGGTATAACAGCTGTTATTCAACCCGGAGGATCGGTTCGCGATCAAGACTCCATCGATTATTGTAATGAACATGGATTGGCCATGGTATTTACAGGTATAAGACATTTTAAACATTGA